In Nostoc sp. UHCC 0926, a single genomic region encodes these proteins:
- the thiL gene encoding thiamine-phosphate kinase — MNSELSSLQVQDIGEQGLLERLQRFCPPEIIGDDAAVLVTAPEQSLVVTTDVLVDGVHFSNVTTSPEDAGWRAAAANLSDLAAMGASPLGITVGLGLPGEVRVSWVERLYQGMTECLQKYNTSIVGGDIVRSPVITLAITAFGQVNPSQIIRRSAAVVGDAIVVTGVHGASHAGLELLLHPELGENLNNEEKTALIRAHQRPQPRLDVLPILWKILASPCPMPIAGMDSSDGLADAIIQICRASGVGAVLERRQISFPAAFDHWLTPEQALKYTLYGGEDFELVLCLPQEPALALVQHLGERAAIVGKITPGSTVLFHDEQKKFPDQVLSLSQGFQHFKSYEL; from the coding sequence GTGAACAGTGAGTTATCTTCCCTACAAGTACAAGATATTGGAGAACAAGGTCTTTTAGAAAGATTGCAGCGCTTCTGTCCTCCAGAAATTATTGGAGATGATGCAGCAGTACTTGTGACTGCACCAGAGCAATCTTTGGTGGTGACTACAGATGTGCTGGTTGATGGCGTACATTTCAGTAATGTCACCACTTCCCCAGAAGATGCTGGTTGGCGAGCTGCTGCTGCCAATTTATCAGATTTAGCAGCAATGGGTGCTTCACCATTGGGAATCACCGTCGGTTTAGGACTCCCCGGTGAAGTTAGGGTGAGTTGGGTTGAGCGACTATACCAGGGAATGACAGAATGCCTGCAAAAATACAATACCTCAATTGTCGGGGGTGATATTGTGCGATCGCCTGTAATTACTCTGGCAATTACCGCTTTTGGTCAAGTTAACCCAAGTCAAATTATCCGCCGTTCTGCTGCTGTTGTCGGGGATGCGATCGTCGTTACAGGTGTTCATGGAGCCTCCCACGCTGGCTTAGAATTGCTTTTACATCCTGAATTAGGAGAAAACCTCAACAACGAAGAAAAGACGGCTCTAATCCGCGCACACCAACGCCCACAGCCACGGTTAGATGTCTTACCAATCCTCTGGAAAATCTTAGCATCCCCATGCCCTATGCCCATTGCTGGTATGGATAGCAGCGATGGTTTGGCGGATGCGATTATCCAAATTTGCCGTGCCAGTGGCGTTGGCGCTGTGCTAGAACGCAGACAAATTTCCTTCCCAGCAGCTTTTGACCATTGGCTGACACCAGAGCAAGCGCTAAAATATACTTTATACGGTGGCGAAGACTTTGAATTAGTGCTGTGTTTGCCACAAGAGCCAGCATTAGCCTTGGTGCAACATCTTGGTGAGAGGGCTGCGATCGTGGGCAAGATTACACCCGGATCAACAGTACTATTTCACGACGAACAAAAAAAATTCCCTGACCAAGTTCTAAGTCTTAGCCAGGGATTTCAACACTTCAAAAGTTATGAGTTATGA
- a CDS encoding Uma2 family endonuclease: MVTTPVTSITFEEYLTYDHGNDFHYELVDGKLEFMNPPTIQHFLITKFIEQLLDAEIKRCSSTWLCFRESGVRTGRNKSRLTDLSVVTLEQARELLNASAVFESPPLLIVQVVSPESVKRDYRHKRSEYAALEVPEYWIVDPIEAKISVLLLEDGFYEETVFTASEQIGSRTFPELAIPAAHFVNAVDQVFTAGNLSQGS; the protein is encoded by the coding sequence ATGGTAACAACACCAGTAACCAGCATCACATTTGAGGAATACTTAACCTATGATCATGGCAACGATTTTCATTATGAACTGGTGGATGGAAAGCTGGAGTTTATGAATCCACCTACTATTCAACATTTCCTGATTACTAAATTTATTGAGCAATTGCTAGACGCAGAAATCAAACGTTGTAGCTCTACTTGGCTATGTTTTCGGGAAAGCGGGGTGAGAACGGGTAGAAATAAATCTAGGTTGACTGATTTGTCTGTAGTGACACTGGAGCAAGCTAGAGAATTGTTGAATGCCTCAGCAGTATTTGAGTCACCCCCGTTACTAATTGTCCAGGTGGTAAGTCCAGAATCGGTGAAACGGGATTATCGTCATAAACGCTCCGAATATGCAGCCTTAGAGGTTCCTGAATATTGGATTGTAGACCCAATAGAGGCAAAAATTTCAGTGTTACTACTGGAAGATGGATTTTACGAAGAAACAGTTTTTACTGCCAGTGAGCAAATTGGATCACGGACTTTTCCAGAATTAGCGATACCTGCGGCACACTTCGTGAACGCAGTTGATCAGGTGTTTACCGCTGGGAATCTGAGTCAGGGGAGTTAG
- a CDS encoding peptidylprolyl isomerase, whose protein sequence is MSNLLKSWLKNSLMAILLVTIFLGITTAGWTPSSSAALPAGNAITDGKALLRYALPIDNKPVRELQASLEDISAQLRANRRWGAISKDISQASRILDKPSQILTSVPEERQPQAEAWITELKSGVGKLQELANSKDKEQILQDRGKLLNLITGLEESMVKEFPFEVPAQYSNLPQLKGRATVEFKTNKGDLTLVVDGYSAPVTAGNFVDLVQRGFYNGLEFTRSEESYFLQTGDPAGKDVGFIDPNTGKYRAIPLEVLVQGDKAPTYGITLEEAGRYIDMPVLPFSAFGAVVMARPESEVNGGSSQFFFFLFEPELTPAGRNLLDGRYAVFGYLTEGREILDKLKAGDKIESATVVQGIENLVEPQAA, encoded by the coding sequence ATGTCTAACCTATTAAAATCCTGGCTGAAGAACAGCCTAATGGCAATACTGCTGGTAACAATATTTTTAGGCATAACTACAGCTGGGTGGACTCCCTCCAGTAGCGCCGCGCTGCCAGCCGGCAACGCAATTACCGATGGCAAGGCTCTGTTGCGGTATGCACTCCCAATAGATAACAAACCTGTACGGGAACTACAAGCCAGTCTAGAGGATATCTCTGCCCAACTGCGGGCGAATCGGCGGTGGGGTGCTATTTCCAAAGACATCAGCCAAGCATCCCGTATTCTCGATAAACCCTCTCAAATCTTAACAAGTGTTCCCGAAGAACGCCAACCCCAAGCCGAAGCTTGGATTACCGAGTTAAAATCTGGGGTGGGTAAATTGCAAGAATTGGCAAACAGCAAAGATAAAGAACAAATTCTGCAAGACAGAGGCAAACTTCTGAATCTCATAACTGGGTTAGAAGAGTCAATGGTGAAAGAATTCCCCTTTGAAGTACCTGCCCAGTACAGTAACCTACCACAACTTAAAGGTCGTGCCACTGTAGAATTCAAAACCAATAAAGGCGATTTGACCCTCGTCGTGGATGGTTATAGCGCCCCTGTCACTGCTGGTAATTTTGTAGATTTGGTGCAAAGGGGTTTTTATAATGGTTTAGAGTTTACCCGTTCTGAAGAATCTTACTTTCTGCAAACTGGAGATCCAGCCGGCAAAGACGTGGGTTTCATTGATCCAAACACGGGCAAATATCGCGCCATTCCCTTAGAAGTCTTAGTTCAGGGTGATAAAGCACCTACCTATGGCATTACACTAGAAGAAGCTGGTCGTTATATCGATATGCCAGTTCTGCCTTTTTCTGCTTTTGGTGCAGTGGTGATGGCTCGTCCCGAAAGTGAAGTAAATGGTGGTTCATCACAATTTTTCTTCTTTCTGTTTGAACCAGAACTCACCCCCGCCGGACGCAACCTATTGGATGGCCGTTATGCCGTTTTTGGCTATCTCACCGAAGGCAGAGAAATCTTGGATAAACTGAAGGCGGGTGACAAAATTGAATCGGCAACTGTGGTTCAGGGAATAGAAAATCTGGTTGAGCCGCAAGCAGCATAA
- the efp gene encoding elongation factor P, which translates to MISSNDFRPGVSIVLDGSVWRVLEFLHVKPGKGSAFVRTKLRNVQSGNVMEKTFRAGETLPQATLEKSTMQHTYKEGDEFVFMDMETYEEGRLSVTQIGDRIKYLKEGMEVSVIRWGEQVLEVELPNSVVLEIVQTDPGVKGDTATGGTKPAIVETGATVMVPLFITQGERIKIDTREDKYLGRE; encoded by the coding sequence ATGATCTCCAGTAACGATTTTCGACCTGGTGTTTCAATTGTATTAGACGGGTCTGTATGGCGAGTGCTCGAATTCCTCCACGTTAAGCCAGGCAAAGGTTCTGCCTTTGTACGTACCAAACTGAGAAATGTTCAGAGTGGGAACGTGATGGAAAAAACGTTCCGAGCAGGCGAAACATTGCCGCAAGCTACTCTGGAAAAAAGCACGATGCAGCATACCTATAAAGAGGGCGATGAGTTTGTCTTTATGGATATGGAAACATACGAAGAAGGCAGATTGAGCGTAACGCAGATTGGCGATCGCATAAAATACCTCAAAGAAGGTATGGAAGTCAGCGTCATCCGTTGGGGTGAGCAAGTGCTTGAAGTGGAACTGCCCAATTCTGTGGTTCTAGAAATAGTGCAAACAGACCCAGGTGTTAAAGGTGACACGGCTACAGGTGGTACAAAACCAGCAATTGTGGAAACTGGGGCAACTGTGATGGTTCCCTTGTTTATCACCCAAGGAGAACGCATCAAGATTGATACGCGTGAGGATAAATACTTAGGCAGGGAATAA
- the accB gene encoding acetyl-CoA carboxylase biotin carboxyl carrier protein translates to MPLDFNEIRQLLATIAQTDIVEVTLKSDDFELTVRKAVSVSNQVLSAGQATLGGVVGSGLTSGSSGANQVTTSQVTEVATGRIFENTGTGTQLQLSVNHPSIIDQRLVEVPSPMVGTFYRAPAPGEAAFVEVGDRIRKGQTVCIIEAMKLMNEIEAEVSGQVMEILLQNGDAVEYGQPLMRINPD, encoded by the coding sequence GTGCCATTGGACTTTAATGAAATCCGCCAACTACTGGCAACTATCGCACAAACAGATATTGTAGAAGTTACGCTCAAAAGCGATGACTTTGAACTAACAGTCCGTAAGGCTGTGAGTGTCAGCAATCAGGTGTTGTCGGCAGGTCAAGCGACCTTAGGCGGTGTGGTGGGTTCGGGATTGACATCGGGTTCATCTGGGGCAAATCAGGTCACCACGAGTCAGGTAACAGAGGTGGCCACAGGTCGCATATTTGAGAATACTGGAACTGGGACACAATTACAGTTGTCAGTAAATCATCCCTCAATCATTGATCAGAGATTAGTAGAAGTGCCTTCCCCAATGGTGGGAACGTTTTATCGCGCTCCTGCACCGGGGGAAGCGGCATTTGTGGAAGTAGGCGATCGCATCCGCAAGGGTCAAACAGTCTGTATCATTGAGGCCATGAAGCTGATGAATGAAATCGAAGCCGAAGTCTCTGGACAGGTAATGGAAATTCTCCTCCAAAATGGTGATGCTGTAGAATATGGTCAACCTTTGATGCGAATTAACCCTGATTAA
- a CDS encoding ArsR/SmtB family transcription factor, whose translation MKQTLPLPPEVVQQVAEYFSLLSEPMRLRLLHLLRDEEKCVQELVEATQTSQANVSKHLKVMWQAGILSRRSEGTCAYYRVEDQMIFDLCNRVCDRLATRLEQQARNFRVLNGNR comes from the coding sequence ATGAAACAAACGTTGCCTTTACCGCCAGAAGTGGTGCAACAAGTAGCTGAATACTTCAGCCTGTTAAGTGAGCCGATGCGCCTGCGGCTGCTCCACTTATTACGGGATGAAGAAAAATGCGTGCAAGAGTTGGTAGAGGCAACCCAGACTTCTCAGGCAAATGTGTCAAAACATCTGAAGGTAATGTGGCAAGCAGGTATCCTTAGCCGCCGCAGTGAAGGAACTTGCGCCTATTACCGGGTGGAAGATCAAATGATTTTTGATTTGTGTAATCGGGTTTGCGATCGCCTCGCCACAAGGTTAGAACAGCAAGCCCGTAATTTTCGTGTGTTAAATGGTAATCGGTAA